From one Cyanobacterium stanieri PCC 7202 genomic stretch:
- a CDS encoding heat shock protein DnaJ domain protein (PFAM: DnaJ domain~InterPro IPR001623~KEGG: syp:SYNPCC7002_A0354 hypothetical protein~PFAM: heat shock protein DnaJ domain protein~SPTR: Putative uncharacterized protein), producing the protein MQIPLDYYRILGVPLQAEDDLINQAFEDRMVQMPRSEYSQYAIASRQNLIKLAHSVLQNEESRQQYDDQIFPSNAEAIINGDGDMDMSIDDAMTLSETSIPNPTIDVDGDLLLGALMMLQELGEYELVLNIAQSFLEGKEPLEQISSDTNELQSWWQDLILTVISAYLDLAKEKWHQKEYENASLYLLSADAILEQQNVFNHIRQEIDSDLQKVRPYEIIELLTKPRSQLVDRQKAIALLQKMLDSRGGIEGQKQDQSGLTTDDFLRFLQEVRTHLSPLEQEELFKQESQRPSLAATYLTVNALIVRGFVERKPELIVQAENILVHLNQYQDVYLEQSICSLLLGNITKAENLLNQSYETEKVDYIKNLSQGSPDLVPGLILYTENWFKNEIFPQFKNLDRESLSVQEYFNNPRVEKALEQIAPPEMPPMDEEDPLSLLKDYPPETDDITEEETTSTPSLPTPNLSKIPEPSEEDNEDSELLDLSSFLEAEIDTEESEEETSPSMESMEDDNDEEDIPSSTSFKSSLIGLLIVVVLLGIFSTLLYRVFNQTDSGDLQLSLGESLIELPEELPNQESTTEEPLSPQTALELVNGWLEAKALATGPDYNVGALEGVLADPLLSIWRGNISILRNDAAYRRYEHDVTIEGVNVNPQNNMEANITARVRERSQYFNNGVLDNQRSYEENLLVRYDLIRVNNRWLIRNTQIIN; encoded by the coding sequence GTGCAAATACCCCTAGACTATTACCGCATCCTTGGTGTACCCCTTCAGGCAGAGGATGACTTAATCAATCAAGCATTCGAAGATCGTATGGTGCAAATGCCCCGTAGCGAATATAGTCAATATGCGATCGCCTCTCGCCAAAACCTAATCAAATTGGCTCATTCGGTCCTCCAAAATGAAGAAAGTCGTCAACAATATGACGATCAAATTTTTCCCTCCAATGCCGAAGCCATTATCAACGGTGATGGAGACATGGATATGAGCATTGACGATGCCATGACCTTATCGGAAACATCAATCCCTAACCCCACCATTGATGTAGATGGAGATTTGCTCCTTGGTGCTTTGATGATGTTACAGGAATTAGGGGAATATGAATTAGTCTTAAATATTGCCCAGTCTTTTTTGGAAGGAAAAGAACCCCTCGAGCAAATTAGTTCTGATACCAATGAACTACAATCATGGTGGCAGGATTTAATTTTGACAGTCATTTCTGCTTATTTAGATCTTGCCAAGGAAAAATGGCACCAAAAAGAATATGAAAATGCCAGTCTTTACCTTCTCAGTGCCGATGCCATCCTCGAACAGCAAAACGTATTTAACCATATTCGCCAAGAGATAGATAGTGATTTACAAAAAGTTCGTCCTTACGAAATCATTGAACTCTTGACCAAACCTCGCAGTCAGTTAGTAGATCGACAAAAGGCGATCGCCCTTTTACAAAAAATGTTAGACTCCAGAGGAGGCATAGAAGGACAAAAGCAAGACCAATCAGGACTAACCACCGACGACTTTTTGCGATTTCTGCAAGAAGTGAGAACCCACCTAAGCCCCCTCGAGCAAGAAGAATTATTTAAACAAGAATCCCAACGCCCCTCCCTCGCCGCCACCTACCTAACCGTAAACGCCCTGATTGTAAGGGGTTTTGTGGAAAGAAAACCAGAGCTAATCGTTCAGGCAGAGAATATCTTAGTTCACCTCAACCAATATCAAGACGTATACCTTGAGCAGTCCATCTGTTCCTTACTATTGGGCAACATCACCAAAGCAGAAAACCTACTCAATCAAAGCTACGAAACCGAAAAAGTTGACTACATCAAAAACCTCTCCCAAGGTTCCCCAGATTTAGTTCCCGGTTTGATTCTTTATACCGAAAACTGGTTCAAAAATGAGATATTTCCTCAATTCAAAAACCTAGATAGAGAATCCCTTTCTGTCCAAGAGTATTTTAATAATCCGAGGGTAGAAAAAGCCCTCGAACAAATAGCCCCTCCAGAAATGCCCCCCATGGATGAAGAAGATCCCCTATCCTTATTAAAAGACTATCCCCCAGAAACCGACGACATAACCGAGGAAGAAACTACCTCCACCCCATCATTACCCACCCCAAATTTATCCAAAATACCAGAACCATCAGAAGAAGACAATGAAGACTCTGAATTATTAGACTTATCCTCTTTCCTTGAAGCAGAAATAGATACCGAAGAGTCCGAAGAAGAAACCTCCCCATCAATGGAATCCATGGAAGATGATAACGATGAAGAGGACATTCCTTCCTCCACTTCCTTCAAATCATCCCTGATTGGACTATTGATTGTTGTGGTTTTACTGGGTATTTTTTCTACCCTGCTTTACCGTGTTTTCAACCAAACAGATAGTGGTGATTTACAACTTTCTTTAGGAGAATCATTAATCGAACTACCCGAAGAATTGCCCAATCAAGAATCAACTACAGAAGAACCTCTTTCTCCTCAAACCGCTTTGGAATTAGTCAATGGTTGGTTAGAAGCCAAAGCCCTCGCCACTGGTCCTGATTACAATGTGGGAGCGCTAGAAGGGGTTTTGGCAGATCCTTTACTGTCCATTTGGCGAGGTAATATTAGTATTCTTCGCAACGATGCCGCTTATCGTCGCTACGAGCATGATGTCACCATTGAGGGGGTTAATGTTAATCCTCAAAATAATATGGAGGCAAATATTACTGCCAGAGTCAGGGAACGTTCCCAATACTTTAACAATGGTGTGTTGGATAATCAACGTTCCTATGAAGAAAATCTCTTGGTTAGATACGATTTAATCAGGGTCAATAATCGTTGGTTAATTCGCAATACTCAAATTATTAATTAA
- a CDS encoding hypothetical protein (KEGG: syn:ssl1807 hypothetical protein~SPTR: Ssl1807 protein) encodes MKSKFPKSLKSLYRQEPISAFIFTFGAVDLAMGAFSERWSLMSFGLLLAMAGLTMRWLQNQTPKKKISRNIPRRYLPPSDRTFAEPLPVLRKKQDYRDY; translated from the coding sequence ATGAAATCTAAATTTCCCAAATCGTTGAAATCCCTTTATCGTCAAGAACCTATCTCCGCTTTTATTTTTACTTTTGGAGCGGTGGATTTAGCGATGGGAGCATTTAGTGAGCGCTGGAGTCTGATGTCTTTTGGACTTTTGTTGGCAATGGCAGGGTTAACCATGCGTTGGTTACAAAATCAAACCCCCAAGAAAAAAATTAGTAGAAATATTCCCCGTCGTTATTTACCTCCGAGCGATCGCACTTTTGCCGAACCTTTACCAGTCCTAAGAAAAAAACAAGACTATCGTGATTACTGA
- a CDS encoding transcriptional regulator, MerR family (PFAM: MerR family regulatory protein; MerR, DNA binding~COGs: COG0789 transcriptional regulator protein~InterPro IPR000551:IPR015358~KEGG: cyc:PCC7424_2059 transcriptional regulator, MerR family~PFAM: Transcription regulator MerR DNA binding; regulatory protein MerR~SMART: regulatory protein MerR~SPTR: Transcriptional regulator, MerR family) produces MITDTLSPENLLKIGEVASVSGIPIKTIRYYDDLGLLGNSITRNQAGYRLFDSSIFNRLSFIKRSQSLGLSLKEIENILSIYDKGEIPCGVAKDVLLERLDNIEQQIEQLQILQTELKAILSGWKFADKLDGSICPNIQPPIN; encoded by the coding sequence GTGATTACTGATACTCTCAGCCCAGAAAATCTCTTAAAAATTGGTGAGGTGGCATCAGTGAGTGGTATCCCCATCAAAACAATCCGTTACTATGATGATTTAGGTTTATTAGGCAATAGTATTACTCGTAATCAGGCAGGTTATCGCTTGTTTGATTCTTCTATTTTTAATCGTCTCAGTTTTATAAAGCGATCGCAATCCTTGGGATTAAGTTTAAAAGAAATTGAAAATATTTTAAGTATTTATGACAAAGGAGAAATTCCTTGCGGTGTTGCTAAAGACGTTTTATTAGAAAGATTAGACAATATAGAGCAACAAATAGAGCAGTTACAAATTTTACAAACTGAATTAAAAGCTATTTTATCAGGGTGGAAATTTGCAGATAAACTCGACGGTAGTATTTGTCCGAATATTCAACCACCTATTAATTAA
- a CDS encoding hypothetical protein (InterPro IPR006162~KEGG: syp:SYNPCC7002_A2572 hypothetical protein~SPTR: Putative uncharacterized protein), with protein sequence MGNPWLNKISNKIKSLFVKSQTLNQDDDDLLELPQFLKIDIKQYVESLDCPQAYQDSVQEAIAPILKKWLQDPEADNSIVLLGNAVENIAKIIDNSIENWKGDRSSLEIITPLPFPQRPRNIFTITEQIKQSFELHPQVEIENLEEIDIIPDEESLEDRTTIIVIPCLDQLFLRDIEGWDGVIFLREIIIHNPNCFWIIGCNHLAWDFLDYVCQIKAYFNTIHSLPPLDGEMLKNWLDPVIKTVVSNKWKKNQPKINNIADQDDHDQNYWTYLAEESSGVSSIALNLWINSLRFNRDDVDEENISQITFEQILDTESTHTLHQITPSLPDLPSLTIDDRYLLHSVLIHGHISRPHLGLSLGEPESQIEAQIQQLLRESILQRKNGALSITFDHYPKLKNELINNNFFVGNV encoded by the coding sequence ATGGGTAATCCTTGGTTAAACAAGATTAGTAATAAAATCAAGTCTTTATTTGTCAAAAGTCAAACCCTTAATCAAGATGATGATGATTTATTAGAACTTCCTCAGTTTCTCAAAATCGACATTAAACAGTATGTTGAATCCCTTGATTGTCCACAGGCTTATCAAGATAGTGTTCAAGAGGCGATCGCCCCTATTCTCAAAAAATGGCTGCAAGATCCCGAAGCAGACAATAGCATCGTCCTTTTAGGGAATGCCGTAGAAAATATTGCCAAAATCATTGATAATAGTATCGAAAATTGGAAGGGCGATCGCTCCTCCCTCGAAATAATAACCCCCTTACCCTTTCCACAACGTCCTCGTAATATCTTCACCATTACCGAACAAATCAAACAAAGTTTTGAACTCCATCCCCAAGTAGAAATAGAAAACCTTGAAGAAATAGACATAATACCCGACGAAGAATCCTTAGAAGACAGAACAACTATCATCGTTATACCCTGCCTCGACCAATTATTTTTAAGAGACATAGAAGGATGGGACGGAGTCATATTTTTACGAGAAATAATAATCCACAATCCCAACTGTTTTTGGATTATCGGCTGTAACCATCTCGCATGGGATTTTCTCGACTATGTATGCCAAATCAAAGCCTACTTTAACACAATCCACTCCCTACCCCCCTTAGATGGAGAAATGTTGAAAAATTGGCTAGATCCCGTCATTAAAACCGTTGTGAGTAATAAATGGAAAAAAAATCAACCAAAAATTAATAACATTGCAGATCAAGACGATCATGATCAAAACTACTGGACATATCTAGCCGAAGAATCATCAGGAGTTTCCAGTATAGCCCTTAACCTTTGGATTAATAGTTTAAGATTTAATAGAGACGATGTCGATGAAGAAAACATCTCTCAAATTACCTTTGAACAAATTTTAGATACAGAATCAACCCATACCCTACATCAAATCACCCCATCTTTACCCGACTTACCATCCTTAACCATTGATGATCGTTATTTACTACACTCTGTTCTCATCCATGGACATATCAGTCGTCCCCATTTAGGTTTGAGTTTAGGAGAACCAGAAAGTCAAATTGAAGCTCAAATTCAACAACTGTTAAGAGAATCTATTTTACAAAGGAAAAATGGAGCTTTATCCATTACCTTTGATCACTATCCAAAACTTAAAAACGAGTTAATTAACAATAATTTTTTTGTGGGAAATGTATAA
- a CDS encoding amino acid ABC transporter substrate-binding protein, PAAT family (PFAM: Bacterial extracellular solute-binding proteins, family 3~COGs: COG0834 ABC-type amino acid transport/signal transduction systems periplasmic component/domain~InterPro IPR022272:IPR001638~KEGG: mar:MAE_03860 extracellular solute-binding protein~PFAM: extracellular solute-binding protein family 3~SMART: extracellular solute-binding protein family 3~SPTR: Extracellular solute-binding protein family 3), translating into MFRTTLTKLFTISLLSGINLFSHSLARAETVLERIESRGLLRVGISANEIPFSYRDNNQELRGICLDLINLIKKEIKNTLNRQIITIHFYNSNLNNRFQLVGDGIVDLECGANSIREIEEYEVSFSEPFFVTGIQFLVVRDKANQLINDTAIEDVRIGVLSNTTTEEYVRQRFPQAQINLFTGINGSALGVRAVENDRIDAFADDGILLLGAATSLNMSLNRDFILLPQTPVTCEKYGLILPKNDPDWKELVDRVIISNEEREIVGDWFAVANRFINNRGDCTIN; encoded by the coding sequence ATGTTTAGAACAACCCTCACAAAACTTTTTACTATTAGTTTACTTTCAGGAATAAATTTATTTTCCCATTCCCTAGCAAGAGCAGAGACTGTATTAGAAAGAATAGAGTCAAGGGGTCTACTAAGAGTAGGAATAAGTGCCAATGAGATTCCTTTTAGTTATCGTGACAATAATCAAGAACTGAGGGGAATTTGTCTCGATTTAATTAACCTAATTAAAAAAGAAATAAAAAATACCTTAAACCGTCAAATTATTACCATTCACTTTTATAACTCTAACTTGAATAATCGTTTTCAATTGGTGGGAGATGGCATTGTTGACTTAGAATGTGGAGCCAATAGTATTAGAGAAATAGAAGAGTATGAAGTGTCTTTTTCAGAACCTTTTTTTGTCACAGGTATTCAATTTTTGGTGGTTAGAGATAAAGCAAATCAATTAATTAACGATACAGCCATTGAAGATGTAAGAATTGGAGTACTAAGTAATACCACCACAGAAGAATATGTCCGACAAAGATTTCCCCAAGCACAAATTAACTTATTTACAGGCATTAATGGCAGTGCTTTAGGGGTTCGGGCAGTGGAAAATGATCGGATAGATGCGTTTGCCGATGATGGCATTCTTTTATTAGGAGCCGCCACCTCCTTGAATATGTCTTTGAATCGGGATTTTATTTTATTGCCACAAACCCCCGTAACTTGCGAAAAATATGGTTTAATATTGCCCAAAAATGATCCTGACTGGAAAGAATTAGTAGATAGGGTAATTATTTCTAACGAGGAAAGAGAAATAGTTGGTGATTGGTTTGCCGTTGCCAATAGATTTATTAATAATCGTGGTGATTGTACGATCAATTAA
- a CDS encoding enolase (PFAM: Enolase, N-terminal domain; Enolase, C-terminal TIM barrel domain~TIGRFAM: phosphopyruvate hydratase~COGs: COG0148 Enolase~InterPro IPR020809:IPR020811:IPR020810:IPR000941~KEGG: cyc:PCC7424_4022 phosphopyruvate hydratase~PFAM: Enolase-like~PRIAM: Phosphopyruvate hydratase~SPTR: Enolase;~TIGRFAM: enolase), with the protein MLEQDSMLIEEIEAREILDSRGRPTVEAEVRLESGVVGMAQVPSGASTGSFEAHELRDEDPHRYGGKGVLKAVRNIREKIAPELLDIDAFDQVAIDRAMINRDGSPNKKNLGANAILAVSLATAKAAALELQVPLYRYLGGPLANVLPVPMMNVLNGGSHADNNVDFQEFMIMPVGAETFSESLRWGAEIFASLSKVLKEKGLLSGVGDEGGYAPNLGSNQEALDLLIQAIEVAGYKPGEQVALAMDVAASEFYKDGQYIYDGSAHSSDEFINYLADLVGKYPIISIEDALQEDDWDTWKTLTDKLGSKTQLVGDDLFVTNATRLQKGIDLGVGNAILIKLNQIGTLSETLETIDLATRKGYRSVISHRSGETEDTTIADLAVATRAGQIKTGSLCRSERVAKYNRLLRIEHQLGDRAVFAPKVGLGPC; encoded by the coding sequence ATGCTAGAACAAGATTCCATGTTAATTGAAGAAATTGAAGCCCGAGAGATATTAGACTCTAGGGGGCGCCCCACCGTGGAGGCAGAAGTGCGGTTAGAAAGTGGTGTCGTAGGTATGGCACAGGTGCCTAGCGGTGCATCCACAGGCAGTTTTGAAGCCCATGAATTGCGAGATGAAGATCCCCATCGTTATGGTGGTAAAGGAGTTTTAAAAGCAGTACGCAACATTAGGGAAAAAATCGCTCCCGAATTACTCGATATAGATGCTTTTGATCAAGTTGCCATTGATAGGGCCATGATTAATCGTGATGGTTCTCCTAATAAAAAAAATTTGGGTGCCAATGCTATCTTAGCAGTATCCCTCGCCACCGCCAAAGCCGCTGCCCTTGAGTTACAAGTTCCTCTATATCGTTACTTGGGTGGCCCTTTGGCGAATGTTTTACCCGTGCCGATGATGAATGTTTTAAACGGTGGTTCCCATGCTGATAATAATGTGGACTTCCAAGAATTTATGATTATGCCTGTAGGTGCAGAAACTTTTTCTGAGTCTTTGAGATGGGGGGCAGAAATTTTTGCTTCCCTCAGCAAGGTTTTAAAAGAGAAAGGTTTGTTGTCTGGGGTGGGTGATGAGGGGGGATATGCTCCCAATTTAGGCTCTAACCAAGAGGCTTTGGATTTACTTATACAGGCGATCGAGGTAGCAGGATACAAACCGGGCGAACAAGTTGCTCTAGCCATGGATGTGGCGGCTAGTGAATTTTATAAAGATGGTCAATATATTTATGATGGTTCTGCCCATTCCTCCGATGAATTTATTAATTATTTAGCCGACTTGGTGGGTAAATATCCTATTATCTCCATCGAAGATGCTTTACAGGAAGATGACTGGGATACATGGAAAACTTTAACCGATAAATTAGGTTCTAAAACTCAATTGGTAGGGGATGATTTATTCGTAACCAATGCAACTCGTTTACAAAAGGGCATTGATTTGGGGGTAGGTAATGCTATTTTGATCAAGTTAAATCAAATTGGTACCCTTAGCGAAACCCTAGAAACCATAGATCTAGCTACTCGTAAGGGTTATCGCTCTGTTATTAGCCATCGTTCTGGGGAAACCGAAGATACTACCATCGCTGATTTGGCTGTGGCTACCCGTGCAGGACAAATTAAAACTGGTTCTTTGTGTCGTAGTGAAAGGGTTGCTAAATATAATCGCTTACTCCGTATCGAACATCAGTTAGGAGATAGGGCTGTATTTGCTCCCAAAGTGGGCTTAGGTCCTTGTTAA
- a CDS encoding transposase, IS605 OrfB family (PFAM: Helix-turn-helix domain; Putative transposase DNA-binding domain; Probable transposase~TIGRFAM: transposase, IS605 OrfB family, central region~COGs: COG0675 Transposase and inactivated derivatives~InterPro IPR001959:IPR010095~KEGG: cyh:Cyan8802_2900 transposase, IS605 OrfB family~PFAM: transposase IS891/IS1136/IS1341 family; transposase IS605 OrfB~SPTR: Transposase, IS605 OrfB family;~TIGRFAM: transposase, IS605 OrfB family) has translation MLRAIKVRLYPHNQQQEKLSQVMGSCRWFWNYSLNLCNETYKQTGKGLGRTAINKELPRLKKAEDTAWLGECYSQCLQSTTLNLTKAFKNFFEGRAKYPRFKSFHGKQSCQYPQNVSIVDGCLKIPQLGLVRASIHRIFEGEIKTVTVSKTPTGKYFASILFDTQQELPEVNLTGKICGIDLGIKDFAIVHDGEKTSKYANPKHIKKHEKNLARKQQKLARKKKGSKNREKARKLVAKVHERTSNARHDFLHKLSRKIVNNNQVVVVEQLNIKGMVRNHCLAKAISDVGWGTFINFLDYKLKEKGGLLVEIDRWFPSSKTCSHCLYQISEMPLDIREWTCPSCGTHHDRDENASKNIRAEGIRKIQTDGLAVSANGGTVRPKGGRKSVLRHEPVKLEAPVIASA, from the coding sequence ATGCTTAGAGCAATAAAGGTTAGGCTATATCCCCACAATCAGCAACAAGAAAAACTGTCTCAAGTTATGGGCAGTTGTAGATGGTTTTGGAATTATAGTCTCAATCTTTGCAATGAGACTTACAAACAAACTGGTAAAGGATTGGGTAGAACTGCAATCAATAAAGAGCTGCCAAGGCTAAAAAAAGCAGAAGATACCGCTTGGTTAGGAGAATGTTACTCACAATGTCTTCAGTCAACCACTCTTAATCTGACTAAGGCTTTCAAAAACTTCTTTGAAGGTAGAGCAAAATATCCTCGATTCAAGTCATTTCATGGCAAACAATCTTGTCAATACCCCCAAAATGTCTCGATAGTTGATGGATGTCTCAAGATCCCACAACTAGGATTAGTCAGAGCATCTATTCATCGCATATTTGAAGGTGAGATTAAGACTGTAACAGTAAGTAAAACTCCTACGGGTAAATATTTTGCCAGTATCTTATTTGATACCCAACAAGAGCTACCTGAAGTAAATTTGACAGGTAAAATCTGCGGTATCGATTTGGGCATAAAAGATTTTGCTATTGTCCATGATGGAGAAAAAACCAGTAAATATGCTAACCCTAAACATATCAAGAAACATGAAAAAAACTTAGCAAGAAAACAACAAAAGTTAGCCCGTAAGAAAAAAGGCTCTAAGAATAGAGAAAAAGCTCGTAAGCTAGTTGCGAAAGTCCACGAACGTACAAGCAATGCCCGTCACGACTTTCTCCATAAACTCTCAAGAAAGATTGTGAATAATAATCAAGTGGTAGTCGTTGAACAACTGAATATCAAGGGTATGGTTCGGAATCACTGTTTAGCAAAAGCAATATCTGATGTCGGTTGGGGGACATTTATCAATTTCCTAGACTATAAGCTCAAAGAAAAAGGTGGGTTATTGGTTGAAATAGATAGATGGTTTCCTAGTTCTAAGACTTGCTCTCATTGCTTATATCAAATCTCAGAAATGCCACTAGATATAAGAGAATGGACTTGTCCTAGTTGTGGTACTCATCATGATAGGGATGAGAATGCTAGTAAGAATATTAGAGCGGAAGGCATTAGAAAAATACAGACGGATGGACTAGCCGTTTCTGCTAATGGAGGCACGGTAAGACCAAAAGGCGGACGCAAATCTGTCTTGAGGCACGAGCCTGTGAAGTTAGAAGCTCCCGTTATAGCGTCAGCTTAA
- a CDS encoding ABC-1 domain-containing protein (PFAM: ABC1 family~COGs: COG0661 unusual protein kinase~InterPro IPR004147:IPR000719~KEGG: cyc:PCC7424_3267 ABC-1 domain protein~PFAM: ABC-1 domain-containing protein~SPTR: ABC-1 domain protein) yields the protein MTYSSFIASQRGQESDSILKYDPRAIARYYNNRPWLGIFRSLKIITLFVVFVIQLYLDKFFKQEEKNKLKRAERLRKILTSLGATFIKVGQALSTRPDLIKPDFLEELIKLQDQLPPFDNETAFEIIERELDMPVDQAYKEISPNPVAAASLGQVYRATLHTGEAVAVKVQRPKLLPVITLDLYLLRLGSKWVAPFLPLNLGHDLTLIVDEFGIKLFEEIDYVNEGRNAEKFAANFRDDDDVKVPHIYWRYTSHKVLTLEWINGCKLNDFESIRAAGLDPNDVIKVGVTSGLRQLLEHGFFHADPHPGNLFAMPDGRMAYIDFGMMDQLDEHTKETIASSVVQLINGDYEALARDFVELGFLTPETDITPIIPALEKVLGNAVGQSVGSFNFKTITDDFSELMYEYPFRVPAKFALIIRSLVTQEGLALSLNPDFKIVEVSFPYISRRLLTEESPAMRRRLLEVLFKDDKFQWQRLENMIQIAKSDHKFDLLPTAGLGFQYLVSEEGDYLRRQIISALVEDDRLHTEEVQRLWQLVQADLKPRKLFDVAVNAVKNFSFDLVKTE from the coding sequence GTGACATATTCATCATTTATCGCCTCACAACGGGGGCAAGAATCTGATTCCATCCTAAAATATGATCCAAGGGCGATCGCACGTTATTATAATAATCGTCCTTGGCTAGGAATATTCCGTAGCCTAAAAATCATCACCCTATTTGTAGTTTTCGTAATTCAACTATACCTCGATAAATTTTTTAAACAAGAAGAAAAAAACAAATTAAAAAGAGCAGAAAGACTAAGGAAAATCCTCACCTCCCTAGGTGCCACCTTCATCAAAGTAGGACAAGCCCTATCCACCCGCCCAGACTTAATCAAACCAGACTTTCTCGAAGAATTAATCAAACTACAAGATCAACTGCCCCCCTTCGACAACGAGACAGCCTTTGAGATAATCGAAAGAGAGCTTGATATGCCAGTAGATCAAGCATACAAAGAAATTTCACCCAATCCCGTCGCCGCCGCCAGTTTAGGGCAAGTATATCGAGCCACCCTACACACAGGGGAAGCCGTAGCCGTCAAAGTACAACGACCAAAACTTTTACCAGTCATCACTTTAGACTTATACTTATTAAGATTAGGTTCAAAATGGGTAGCCCCTTTTTTACCCCTCAATCTTGGTCATGACTTAACCCTCATCGTCGATGAATTTGGGATCAAGCTATTTGAAGAAATCGACTACGTCAACGAAGGTAGAAACGCCGAAAAATTTGCCGCCAACTTCAGAGATGATGATGATGTCAAAGTACCCCATATCTATTGGCGTTACACCAGCCACAAAGTTTTAACCCTAGAATGGATTAACGGCTGTAAACTCAACGACTTTGAAAGCATCCGTGCCGCAGGATTAGATCCCAACGATGTCATTAAAGTGGGTGTCACCTCTGGTTTAAGGCAACTATTAGAACATGGCTTTTTTCACGCAGATCCCCACCCCGGCAACCTTTTCGCCATGCCTGATGGTAGAATGGCATACATCGACTTTGGCATGATGGATCAACTAGATGAGCATACCAAAGAAACCATCGCCTCCTCCGTGGTACAGTTGATTAACGGCGACTATGAAGCCCTTGCCAGAGACTTTGTCGAGTTAGGTTTCCTCACCCCCGAAACCGATATTACCCCCATTATTCCAGCCCTAGAGAAGGTATTAGGCAATGCCGTAGGGCAGAGTGTGGGCAGTTTCAACTTTAAAACCATCACCGATGACTTTTCCGAGTTGATGTATGAATATCCTTTCCGTGTACCAGCAAAATTTGCCCTCATTATCCGTTCCTTGGTTACCCAAGAAGGTTTAGCCCTCAGTCTCAATCCTGACTTTAAAATTGTCGAGGTTTCTTTTCCTTATATCTCTCGTCGTCTACTAACCGAGGAATCCCCTGCCATGCGTCGTCGTCTCTTGGAGGTGTTATTTAAAGATGATAAATTCCAGTGGCAAAGATTAGAAAATATGATTCAAATTGCCAAGTCAGATCATAAGTTTGATCTTTTACCCACCGCAGGATTAGGTTTTCAATATTTGGTATCGGAGGAGGGGGATTATTTACGCCGTCAAATAATTTCTGCCTTGGTGGAAGATGATAGGTTACATACCGAGGAAGTACAACGGTTGTGGCAGTTGGTACAAGCGGATCTCAAACCCCGTAAACTGTTTGATGTAGCTGTCAATGCGGTGAAGAATTTTTCTTTTGATTTGGTTAAGACAGAATAA